ACGGGTGAAGCCATCAACGAAGTCTGCCTCGCTCCGCCGACACTCGAATCATGCGAGCCCGATCGCGCGCAAGCGCCGTTGCTTGCGCAAAGGCTCGCGCGTTATCGCAGCATCTATCAGGCGCTCAAAGCGGGCTTTGCGGAATCCGCATGACGTGTGCAGCGCGGCGTGCCGCAACGGGTGCGCCGCGCGATGACGACGTATTTCAACTCAGGTCATGCAGATCTTTCTGCAGCGGTGCGCTAACGCTGAAGCTGGAGAACTGGACCTGCAATCCGCCTCGCTCCGGTGTGCAGCACACGGGCCCGACAAAGTAGTGCGCGGCAACGGGAAAAGGCGCGAGCCGCAGTAGAGGCCATGTTTTCCCGTCGATGGAGTACTGGATGCGCAGCACACCTTGCGCAACGGTGGCACGCATCCAGAAGCCGTCTTTTGACACGATTGGCGAACCGATCGCCCAGTCCGACTGGCCGACGGTTAACACGCTGCTCATCATCAACACGTCGTCGGTGAATTCGACGCCTGCCTTCATCCACGTCGACTCGTCGACGCGCACCATCAATCCGGCCTGATCGTAGAGCGCATGAAACTGACCGCGCACACGCACTTGCGCAGTGAAGTCGCCCTGTGTGCGGACGACGAAGCAGTGGCCTGAATCGCGCGTGAACCCATAGTGCGTTTTGCGCCAGAAGTCGGTTTTCGGATCGGTGGTCACGTTGAGCGTATCGCCGTCCAGCGACCATACAGACGGCTCATTGAACCATTCGCATTGTTCGAACACGCGCTGTCTCCCGTATGCGGCCAGCGCAGCGCACCGAGGTCTAACGTTCGCCGCGAGCCATGCTGGAGAATACGCCGTCGCGGCGAACGAGTCCATGAAAGAGGGCCGCCGCGAGATGCACGAGTACGGTGGCGAACAGCGCGAATGCGAGCCACGTATGCAGCGCGCGCAGCAACGCAAACAGGTCGACGTTTTGCGGCACGATCGAAGGCAGATGCCATGCGCCGAACAGCGTGACGGGATAGCCGCCCGCCGAGAGCATGGCCCAGCCGATCAACGGCATCGCGATGAATAGTCCATAAAGCACGAGATGCGACGCCTTGGCGGCGAAGCGCTGCAAGGCGGGCATATCGTCGGGCAATGCCGGGCTGCCGTTTTTCAACCGCACGGCCACGCGCAGCAGGGCGAGCAATAGCAATGCGACGCCAAGCGGCCGATGCAATGCGATCAACGTGGCGTGCGCGTGAGAAACAGTCGCGACCATCGCGACGCCGATAAACAGCATCGCGAGAATCAGCGCGGCCATCGTCCAGTGCAAAAAGCGCGCGAGCGGCGAGAAATGGCGAGAAGTGTTCGTCATGATGCGTTCCGTTCAGGGTTGCTGTGTGGCGGCAGCGCCATGCAGTGCTTCTTCGCGCGTGCGCCGCTGATACGAGACGGCATAGGCAGCGGAACGCGCTGCGAGCAGCGGATCGTCGGAAGTCTTGATGCCGTCGGGCAATACGGTCGGATCGAAATTGACATCGCGACACGCGCCATCGGATTGCGGCGACGTGCGTTCGAGCACGACGGTGCCCGCATCGATACGTTGCCGGTCGGCAGGCCATTGCAGCGTTGCATCGTTGGTCGGATCCCCCGCATTGGCGACGGTGACGATCAGATGCCAGCGCACGTTGCCGTGTTGCAGTTGCTGGCCCAGTTGATCCGACAGAAAGTCGGGATCGCTCTTTTCCTGCGGATCGACGGGCGCATACGGCATCTCCGGTTCGACGGACCAGCGCACCGCACGCTCGTGTCCGCCTGCATCGACGAAGCGGAAAGCGTTGATGCTGTAGTACGCCGAATTGGCGAGACCCGACGACGCGGGATGCGTCTTCACCCATTCCTGAAACGGCCGCGTGTCCGGATTCGCCGCATAAAACGCCTTTAATTTCGCGGGATCAGGCTTGCCCGTTTGCGGATCGGGTCGTGCAGCGACGAGTTGTTGATAAAACTGCTCGGGAGTACGCACCGCAAAAACAGGCGTCGAATTCATAGCCGTGCGCCATTGCTCGCCATCGTGTTGCCTGAAAAGCAGGGCAAAGCTGCGAACGGGCACGCTGGCATCGGGCGCTGACGGATTGCCGCCGGGAATCGCAAAGCGGCCGATCACAGGCGTGCGGCCCGCCGCGAAAACCTGTGCCCGCGAGATCCACGCCGCGTTGCCATTACTGTCGAAATAGCCCTCTACGCAGAGGCCTTTTGCGTGATTGCGGCGATAACCGGGATGCGAACCGCTATTCGCCTGAAACTGATCGATGATGCGATAGGTAGTGAGGCGCGAAGGCGTGAGCCAGCCGGCTGCATAAGCGAACGTGCCGGCAAGCGCAACGACGGCTGCGCCGATTGCAGCGAATCTGCACGGCATGCAGCGTGGCGCCGACGCCCGGGATCTTGAATTCATCACGGATGCTCCTTTCGTTTCTGTTTGTGACGTGCATAGAGCGTCAACAAGGAGCCGTGCGGATTATTCCAGTCGTATGAAGAAATTCTCTGTTTGCGAGCGCCGATCCGCGAATGAAAAAAAGTTGGGAATAGATTTCGATGTCGCTTTGTTCATCACCGTGAAGCGTCGCACATCCTGCGACGCATCGACACGATCTCTCATCCCAAGGAGCTGGAAATGAAAAAGCTTGCACTGTTCACCGTTTCGATCGCACTCGTTTCGACGGCATTTGCATCGAGCGCATTCGCACAGGAGAAGACGCGTGCAGAAGTTCGCCAGGAACTGATCCAGGCCGAACAGAACGGCTCGCAGTTCGTGACGGATGCGTCGTATCCCGATGTCGCACCCATCTACCAGCAACAGGTTGCACGTCAAAAGACCGCGCAGGAAAGCGAAGGCGCAGGCATGTCGGGCACGCACGCAGCGGGATCGCGCATGCCGGCTGCGGGAACGAACGCGAGCATGTCGTCGTGCGTCGGCCCCGTCAGCTATTGCTCGGTGTACTTCGGAAGTTAAGCGCGATGCCGGCACAGGGGCGCGTTTCCGCGCGATGAAACGCCCCCGCTGGCAGCATCCGTTTTTCGCTTCATCCTTTGCTTCATCCGCACAACACATCCGTCGCCACATGCGACGCGGGCACTGCATCGATCAGAATCACATCGCCAATCGAATTCTCCGTGCGTAACGGCAGGATCGTCTGATACGCATCGGACCTGTACCATGCGCGCGCGAGATCGCGATTCGGGAACTCGATGGCAATCAGATCGCCGCACCATTCGCCCTCGAGCCGTTCATAGCGTCCGCCATGCAGCACGAAGTGCCCGCAGTACGGCGCAAGCGTCGCATCGATGCGCTTCAGGTACTCGACAATCTCCACACCCATCTTCACTTCGCGCAGATGCGCAACGGCAAACGTCGACATGCTGCTCTCCCGGTCGTTGACGAATGAGACCAGCATAGCGTCGGCTTCGAAGCGAATCGATTACCTCTGAGGTAATGCCGGGAGTCGCGCGATTCGCGCGTGAAGCACTTTTGACAGTCGATACGCCATGCGGCCATGCGCAGCGAAAGCCGCTGGAAAGCGTGCGGAATGGCGATCTTCGTATGCGTCGCGCGCCGCGTGAATGTTTCGTGTACGAAACGTTGTTGCGCTTTCTGTTCAGGTGCGGGATGTCGAACACGGATGCGCAGAACGAGACGCCATGCGGCTTGCAGCGCGATCCGCTGTGTTCGTCGGGATCATGGTATGAAACGTGCATCGTTAAGGGGAAAACCAAACCCAACCACACACCAATAACTACGGTCCTTCCCATACGATGGATGCTCGTCACGCTACCGCGGCCAATCGCGAGGATAACGCCTGTGCGACAACGGGCCCGAATAATACGCATACACCGCGATCGATGAACACACTCGAACGACGCGTGAGCGAAGGTCTGCTCGGCGGCGAATTCCGCCTCGCTTTTCAGGGCATTTACGACGTGAAGACGGGCAAGCTCGCGCGCGTCGAAGCATTGATTCGCTGGATGCATCCCGACTACGGCATGTTGTTGCCCGATGCGTTTCTCGTTGCACTGGATCATCCCGTCGTCGCGTTGCAACTGACCTATCACGTGATCGACGGTGCGTGCAGAGCGATTGCACTCGCACAGCGCAATGGCCAACGCGTGTGTCCCATTGCTGTCAACGTGCCGCCGCGCGTCGTCGCCGACGAGCATTTTCCCGCGACGGTGATGCAGATCGCGCGCATGCATCGCGTCGAGCCCGATCTGCTCGAACTCGAACTCGTCGAGACGGAAGACTCGACGCGTCTGCTTGCAGCGCCACCTTTGACGAAACCGCTGCGCGAAGCGGGCATGCGTCTCGCCATCGACGACTTCGGCACCGGCTATTCGTCGCTCGCGCTGTTGAGCACGATCGACGTCGATACCGTGAAGGTCGCGCGGGAAATGCTTGATGGCGTGCCGGACTGTCCGCGCGCGTCAGCCGTGGCGTCGGGCGTGCTGTCTCTGCTCGAACGGCTCGATGTCGCGGTGGTGGTGGAGGGCGTCGAAACGAAGGCGCTTGCGCGTTGGCTCGCGCAATGGCCCAAGGTGCTCGCGCAGGGCTTCTTCTATGCGCGCCCGACCTTCGACTATGCCGACGTCCCCGTTCAGGAGCGATACGTCGCGTAAGGTCCGGCGCGATGCTGCTTCACATGTGACGACCGCCTGGCCTCAGGCCTGCGTATCGACGATGCCGCCCGTCGACTTGCCCGAAGAAGAAAGCAGCAGTTGGGCAAGCTCGGCCGTGGCCGTTTGCAGCGACGCCGAAACCGTCGTCGCCTGCGCACCGAGCGAAGCAACCATTGCGGCAGCAGCGCCCGAGCTGTCGCTGGTGGCCTGTTGCTGCGCGCGCGCCATCTGCTGCTGCAACGCCGCCAGCTTCTTCTGCAACGATTCGATCAGCGCCTTCAGCTGCTTGACGGCCGCTTGCGTGATGCTGTCGCCGCTCGACGATGCCGCGGGCGCTGCACCTTGCGCGGGATGAGCGCTGGAAGCCGGGCTCGTGCTCTTGCTCGTACTCGTGGGCGCAGAAGTGCCCGACGTATCCGCAGAAGTGTCCGTGGTCCGCGCGCTGGCGATCGCGGTGCTGCCTGAAAGATCGTTCTGGATTTGCATGGGCTGAGCCTCTTTTTGTTGAAATGGAAACGGCGTATCTGTGATATCGGCAGATGGCCGCATGTTCTTGAGGCATGCCCGCGTTCAGAAATGCATCAATTTGTGCGCGCGAACGCTGGAGAAAAACCTGCAAAACACACGCGTAGCACGTGAAAAACGCATGTGCGTCATACGCAAGCGCGTGAATGAATGTGCAGTGGCAGACAATCGGATGCGATGAATGTGTGCGAGAGCACAGCGCGAGACGAGGATGATCAGGAAGAGAACGACGCACCTTGCCCGCTTGCGTTCGGCGCATCGCGTACGATAGGGCATTCGCGTGCTTGTCGATGCGCCTCAGGGGCGCGTCGATCGTCGCACACGTGCATGACATTCGTGAGGCAGCCTATGCTCGAATCGTTGTTGAATCGCCTGGCCCGTGCGTTGCGCAGTGAAGCGGATTTCTGGTCGATACGTGTCGTCGACGAACGGACCGACGATCACATGGTGCGCAACGATGTCGCGCAACCGCTGCGTATCGCGAGCGATCGCGGCGCGATGCTGGTCGCGTGGTGCGGAAAGGGCGCGGGCTATGCGGCCACCGCGGATCTGTCGGAGAGCGGTTTGCAGGCCGCGCTCGACATCGCCACGCAACGCGCGAAGGCAAGCGCGTCTGTCTCGCTGATCGATCACACGCAGATTGCGCGGCCCGTCGAGAGCGGCAGCTACGAATCACCTGCTGTAGCAGATACGTTGCCCACACGGCGCGAATGGCTCGAACGTCTGCAGCACGAATGCGCGGCAGCGAACATGGACGCTCGTATCGTCGAACGGATGGCCGCCGTGCAGATTACGCACAGCGAGCAGACCTATGTGACGAGCGACGGCATCCGTATCGATCAGCGCTTTCGCTTCATGATGCCGCAGCTCTCGGTGACAGCCCACGCCGCGGGTGTGACGCAAGTGCGGACGCTCGGCGGCGATTACGGCACGCTAGCGCAAGGCGGCATCGGCGTGCTGGGGCATTTCGGCTTCGACGGTGCGGGCGCGCGCATTGCAAACGAAGCGCTGCAGCTGGTGAGCGCGCCGAACTGCCCGTCGGGCCCGCGCGATCTGCTGCTGATGCCCGATCAGATGATGATGCAGATCCACGAATCGATCGGTCATCCGCTCGAACTCGACCGGATACTCGGCGACGAGCGCAACTTCGCGGGCTGGAGTTTCGTGAAGCGGGAACACTTCGGCTCGTATCGCTACGGCTCGGAACTGTTGAACGTCACATTCGATCCCGAACCGCGCCAGGAAGCCGCAAGCTATGCATTCGACGACGACGGCACACGCGCGCGACGCGAATATCTGATTCGCGACGGCGTGCTGATGCGCCCGCTCGGCGGCTCACTGTCGCAACAGCGTGCGCGGCTTGCGGGCGTCGCAAATTCGCGGGCGTCGAGCTGGAACCGTCCGCCCATCGACCGCATGGCGAACCTCAACATCGAGCCGGGCACGAGCACGCTGGACGAGATGATCGCGAGCATCGAAAGCGGCATCCTGATGCGTAGCAATACGTCCTGGTCGATCGACGATCAGCGCAACAAGTTCCAGTTCGGCTGCGAGTATGGCCAGTTGATCGAGAACGGCAAGCTCACACAGGTCGTGCGTCAGCCGAACTATCGCGGCATTTCAGCGAGCTTCTGGCGCAGCCTCGTCGCCGTCGGCAACGAAGCGACGCGCGGCGTGTATGGCACGCCCGTGTGCGGCAAGGGCGAGCCGATGCAGATCATCCGCGTCGGCCATGCGTCGCCTGCCTGCGTGTTCCGCAACGTCGACGTTTTCGGAGGCGCATGATGCAGGCCTCCCGTTCCCACGAACATTTCATCGCACTCGCCAACGAGATCGAACAGCGGCTCGCCGCGCATGAAATTGCGCTGACGTCGTACTCATCCGAACGATCGGACTTCATCCGCTTCAACGAAGGCAGGGTGCGCCAGACAGGTCACGTATCGCAAGCGAGCCTGACGCTTCGATTGATCGACGGACAACGGCAGGCCTATGCGACGCTTACGCCAACGGGCGATATGTCAGCGGACGCGCAATCGATCGCTGCAACGCTAACGGCACTGCGCGAAGGCCTGCACGATGCGCCTGACGATCCGCATCTTTTGTTCGATACAACCGTGTGGTCGGAATCGACACAGCGCGCAGGCACGCTGCCGTCGCTCGACATATTGCCGCTCGTCGTCGCGGAATGCTCGCGCGGTCTCGACTTCGTCGGCTTCTATGCGGGCGGCACGATGGCGCGCGGTTTCGCGTCGTCGCTAGGCAGCCGCGGATGGTACGAAGTCGAGAACTTCAATTTCAGCTGGTCGCTCTATGACGCAAGCGGCCACGCAATAAAGAGCCACTACGCAGGCGACACATGGAGCGATACCGTATTCGCCAGCAAGCTCGAAGAAGCGGCGGCACGGTTGCCGATTTTCACGCGCCAACCGCGCATCCTGACGCCGGGCCGATATCGCACCTACTTCGCGCCCGCCGCGTTGCAGGAACTGATGGAGACGGCATCGCTCAGCGCGTTCTCCGCTCGCATGCAGGCCACCGCACGCAACGAGTTCTATCGTCTGAATACCGGCGAAGTGTCACTCGATCCGCGCGTCACGCTCACGGAAGATCTTTCGCTCGACATCACGCCGCGCTTCAATGGCGACGGCTATCAACGGCAAAGTGTCAAGCTCGTCGAAGCGGGGCACGCCGTGTCACAGCTGACCAACGCTCGCACCGCGCGCGAATACGGTCTCACGCCAAACGGCGCGACGGCAGGTGAAGCACCCGCCGCGCTGTCGATGCAAGGCGGCGATCTGGAAGCCGCCGATGTGCTGCGCGCGCTCGATACCGGTCTCTACA
This genomic interval from Paraburkholderia sabiae contains the following:
- a CDS encoding cytochrome b, with amino-acid sequence MTNTSRHFSPLARFLHWTMAALILAMLFIGVAMVATVSHAHATLIALHRPLGVALLLLALLRVAVRLKNGSPALPDDMPALQRFAAKASHLVLYGLFIAMPLIGWAMLSAGGYPVTLFGAWHLPSIVPQNVDLFALLRALHTWLAFALFATVLVHLAAALFHGLVRRDGVFSSMARGER
- a CDS encoding EAL domain-containing protein, which codes for MNTLERRVSEGLLGGEFRLAFQGIYDVKTGKLARVEALIRWMHPDYGMLLPDAFLVALDHPVVALQLTYHVIDGACRAIALAQRNGQRVCPIAVNVPPRVVADEHFPATVMQIARMHRVEPDLLELELVETEDSTRLLAAPPLTKPLREAGMRLAIDDFGTGYSSLALLSTIDVDTVKVAREMLDGVPDCPRASAVASGVLSLLERLDVAVVVEGVETKALARWLAQWPKVLAQGFFYARPTFDYADVPVQERYVA
- a CDS encoding catalase family peroxidase, encoding MNSRSRASAPRCMPCRFAAIGAAVVALAGTFAYAAGWLTPSRLTTYRIIDQFQANSGSHPGYRRNHAKGLCVEGYFDSNGNAAWISRAQVFAAGRTPVIGRFAIPGGNPSAPDASVPVRSFALLFRQHDGEQWRTAMNSTPVFAVRTPEQFYQQLVAARPDPQTGKPDPAKLKAFYAANPDTRPFQEWVKTHPASSGLANSAYYSINAFRFVDAGGHERAVRWSVEPEMPYAPVDPQEKSDPDFLSDQLGQQLQHGNVRWHLIVTVANAGDPTNDATLQWPADRQRIDAGTVVLERTSPQSDGACRDVNFDPTVLPDGIKTSDDPLLAARSAAYAVSYQRRTREEALHGAAATQQP
- a CDS encoding TldD/PmbA family protein, whose protein sequence is MLESLLNRLARALRSEADFWSIRVVDERTDDHMVRNDVAQPLRIASDRGAMLVAWCGKGAGYAATADLSESGLQAALDIATQRAKASASVSLIDHTQIARPVESGSYESPAVADTLPTRREWLERLQHECAAANMDARIVERMAAVQITHSEQTYVTSDGIRIDQRFRFMMPQLSVTAHAAGVTQVRTLGGDYGTLAQGGIGVLGHFGFDGAGARIANEALQLVSAPNCPSGPRDLLLMPDQMMMQIHESIGHPLELDRILGDERNFAGWSFVKREHFGSYRYGSELLNVTFDPEPRQEAASYAFDDDGTRARREYLIRDGVLMRPLGGSLSQQRARLAGVANSRASSWNRPPIDRMANLNIEPGTSTLDEMIASIESGILMRSNTSWSIDDQRNKFQFGCEYGQLIENGKLTQVVRQPNYRGISASFWRSLVAVGNEATRGVYGTPVCGKGEPMQIIRVGHASPACVFRNVDVFGGA
- a CDS encoding TldD/PmbA family protein, which encodes MMQASRSHEHFIALANEIEQRLAAHEIALTSYSSERSDFIRFNEGRVRQTGHVSQASLTLRLIDGQRQAYATLTPTGDMSADAQSIAATLTALREGLHDAPDDPHLLFDTTVWSESTQRAGTLPSLDILPLVVAECSRGLDFVGFYAGGTMARGFASSLGSRGWYEVENFNFSWSLYDASGHAIKSHYAGDTWSDTVFASKLEEAAARLPIFTRQPRILTPGRYRTYFAPAALQELMETASLSAFSARMQATARNEFYRLNTGEVSLDPRVTLTEDLSLDITPRFNGDGYQRQSVKLVEAGHAVSQLTNARTAREYGLTPNGATAGEAPAALSMQGGDLEAADVLRALDTGLYIGNLWYVNFSDRMNCRMTGMTRFATFWVEHGRIVAPVDAMRFDDSLYRLLGSELERIGAAPELLLNDWTWGERATGGMKLPGLLVRSFELTL
- a CDS encoding DUF1349 domain-containing protein → MFEQCEWFNEPSVWSLDGDTLNVTTDPKTDFWRKTHYGFTRDSGHCFVVRTQGDFTAQVRVRGQFHALYDQAGLMVRVDESTWMKAGVEFTDDVLMMSSVLTVGQSDWAIGSPIVSKDGFWMRATVAQGVLRIQYSIDGKTWPLLRLAPFPVAAHYFVGPVCCTPERGGLQVQFSSFSVSAPLQKDLHDLS
- a CDS encoding DUF4148 domain-containing protein, whose protein sequence is MKKLALFTVSIALVSTAFASSAFAQEKTRAEVRQELIQAEQNGSQFVTDASYPDVAPIYQQQVARQKTAQESEGAGMSGTHAAGSRMPAAGTNASMSSCVGPVSYCSVYFGS
- a CDS encoding DUF1330 domain-containing protein, translated to MSTFAVAHLREVKMGVEIVEYLKRIDATLAPYCGHFVLHGGRYERLEGEWCGDLIAIEFPNRDLARAWYRSDAYQTILPLRTENSIGDVILIDAVPASHVATDVLCG